The genomic segment tccatctgtctatctatatctatttatctatatgagtatatatacatatatacatatttatatgcatacataaaatctctctctctctctctctctctctctctctctctctctctctctctctctctctctctctctctctatatatatatatatatatatatatatatatatatatatatatatataaaatattatatatgtatatatatatatgtatatatatatatgtatattatatatatgtatatatatatatatatatatatatatatatatatatatatatatatatatatatatgtatattctccctcgcccttccccctccccctctacctctatatcctcttcctcctcctcctccgcctctctccttccctcccttcccccctcccccctcccttccccccctcccctcctctcccccccctcccttccctctctcatctctgggAAGAACCCGCCTATGCATGCTTGCGCGCTTGCTTGGGCGCCCCGAGGCTGCAGACGGGCAGAATAAAGGTGCAGGGACCAGAGGAGGAAGCTGGGataggagacgagagaaaggagaaaaggggagtggaGAATGTTtgataaaggaggaaaagagataggaggtacggagggagggattgaatggataggtagataagggagggagatggatgatCAGTCgataaggaagagaaatagataagtagatagagatagatgaaaagTTGATAAATAAGATGGATGAGTCGATAGGTAGATAAAGGAAGAtggatgataaatatttataacaatgggAGATGGATAACAAGTTGATAAAGAAGGGTGATTTTTAATACGTAGATAACTGAAGGCGATAGGAAGACAGTCACCCAAGGAATTCTAATTGTCATCACTTCAAGAATTTCTTTCAAGAATTTCGAAGTCAGTCCGtccgtcagtcagtcagccagtcagtcagtcagtcagtcagtcagtcagccagccagccagccagccagccagccagccagccagccagccagccagccagccagccagccagccagccagccagccagccatcagtcagagaaaagagaaagaaagaaagataaaaaaaagagatggctaggataatggaggaaggggaggcagggtgaTAAATACCAGAGCAACAGAAtcacagaagagaagaggaggcatAAACGTCACGATAAGAGGATAATGCGCGGCTGATTTGCGGCGCGAAATGTGTTTGTGACGCGTGATACGGGGccgttaccgggggggggggggggggcgaaagtaGGCCTACGAGAGGAATTTTGCAGGAAGAAGCAGTGACACGCGCGCACGTGGCCGGGATCGAAGTGACTTtacggatagataggtaggtagatagataaagaggtaggtaggtgggtggataAAAAAGGCAGGTACGTACGTATGTAGATGAATGggtggataggtaggtaggtaaattacgtggatagataggtgggtaggtgCGTacgtaggtagatggatagatagatagattgattaatagataaatggatatagagGTTGATAGTTGCATAGACAGGGAGGCAGTTGTAAAGGTAAGAGATAGATTTCATTTTACTTTGATTGATTAGTTGATTCCCTTGCCTCTAGTCACCCGTGGGTTGTTTTGCTTTCCCAGTACAAAGCATTTAACTGCAACTAAGCCGACTGAAGGCCACGAAAGTCGCCTTGGTGGGCCCTTTTCGATaaccatgcacacgcacacgcacgcacgcacgcacacatacaatggagtgtgggtgggagtgagaaaaggagaagatggagagggagtgggagatgtAGTGCGAGTgggagtcggagagagagagggagaaagggggggagagagagagagagagagagagagagagagaagagagagagagagagagagagagagagagagggagagagagagaggagaaagacagagagacagagagagagagagagagggagagagagagggttaaaggttttaaaggtttattttgattctatttgttacaatggatattcttggcgtGACATACTgtatgtttcattttgcttctaaattaacccctgtgtgcaaggaatgactGGGGTTGccatttgaacgcaggtcagcaagattgctaaacgagatcgctaccgccGCACCAcacagcaagaaagagagagagagagagagagagagagagagagagagagagagagagagagagagagagagagagagagagagagagagagaggaagggagacaggcggagacagacagacagacagaggacttGTTTCGATACCGAATCCATTTGCATTCAAACTGTGCTTAAACCGCATGAAATTCCAATACACCGCGGCTTTGTTATTCATACCCTACCTTTAAAATTCAGTTTAACAGCGACGGTGAACAGGTATTGTCTCCATGTATGCTTGAACGCGTGCATGTACATTAACAGCTGTTTGAAGtatttttagtttaaatttgTCTGTAGGCTGTAAGTGAAAAATATGtttagtgggggaaaaaagagaaatgataaatgtTTGTGGGTGCTGTATGCGcagtggggaaaggaagggtgaaaattttttgtgtgttggtaaggatgtgtgtgcgtgtgtgtgtgtctgtgtttgtgtctatgtttgtgcgtgcgtgcatacatgtCTGAGCGTGATTTCCTTGTCGCTGTGCATCCGATGTACATTTGAGTATGTAAACGCGTGCGAAAATACACCCAGAATAACACCCTTTCCATAAATACTCTCCCTAACCTCAGTGCGCATTCCCGAGGTACAAAAATaccaagggaaaacaaaaggcGGGTATTTGTTGTAAAGAtgaagtttattttttcatttctcgcTCGTAAAACCCCGCGACCTCGGCTGTTAACGAGGGAACCACCCATCCAGAACGCCTGTTAACGGGGGAACAGAGGTTAAAAATAGGCTCTGATAAACGGTTGTCTCCTGTTGGGTTTCTCTtcgtatctctttctttctcttttcttgttttctttttctttgtattggcttctcttgtctgtcttgccttttccttgctctctctctctctctctctctctctctctctctccctctctctctctctctctctctctttccctctctctctctttccctctctctctctttccctctctctctctttctctctctctctctctctcttctctctctctctctctctctctctctctctctctctctctctctctcctcctctctctctctctctcttctctctctctctttatatatatataatattatatatatatatataatatatatatatatatatatatatatatatatatatatatatttttttttttttttttttttttttttttttttttatctctatctttatctatctccatcactcgctctccctccccttccccttcccttccaccatctctcttccctatttttcttccttcttttccctttccccctatccttatttctctccttcctccagatctgcccctcctccttccttctctccccctttccttccctcctttttggaGACGAAAGTGAAATGGCTCGTAAAACTTGGACTCCCTTCCATAttccttttactattattattttgtttttttgtttttgttttatgcttgTGAGGCTTTGGAGCATCGGCACTGTGCCGATGCCATGTGGGAACTCGCaggctctatctctatctgtctctctatctctcaagtttactatctctctctcatgtttctctctctctatctcaagtttctctttctctctctttctctctttctttctctctttctttctctctctctctctctctctctctctctctctctttctcattctctctctttctctcccttcctccctccctccctccctccctccctccctccctccctccctccctcacacttccCCTTCCGCCGTCCCTCAATTCCTatccctcgctctccttctccctctccccctgcaactcttctccctttccctctctccctgtctcccttgcGGCGCGGGTCAGCGAGGACGCCCCACGCGGTCAGAGGTCCTGCGCTTCCCTCCCGGTCACGTCTCTTGGCTTTCCCCTCGCCGCCTCTCTCCCGCCACGCCGCTCCTGTTTCCCCTCGTCGGGAGGTTTCGCTCGGCGGGTTcgagcctgtttttttttttatttattattattttttttttttttaggggggggggagggtttgtgtgtgtgtgtgtgtgtgtgtgtatgtgtgtgtgtgtgtgtgtgtgtgtgtgtgtgtgtgtgtgtgtgtgtgtgtgtgtgtgtgtgtgtgtgtgtgtgtgtatgtgtgtatatacatatgttttgtaaGTGAAATATGAGCCCACATAGGGACTTATTACGATGGAGGTGAGGATAACCTACGTtgcctcatccttttgagatttAAGCTTTTGTCTGAATAAACTTGTCAAATCAAatcgtaattctctctctctctctctctctctctctctctctctctctctctctctctctctctctctctctcgccctccgcctttccccctctctctctctctctctctctctctctctctctctctctctctctctctctctctcgccctccgcctttccccctttccctctgtcaGTAAGCGGTgcacatacacactgtatatgtatgcaatgcaaacatacacatacaaggcTATGTCTAAAtttacacatcccccccccccgccacccaccCACTACTACAGTCGCTCTCCCTTTGCTCTCTTcgtcccattccccccccctcacccccccaactgCCAtagaccccccctctccccctcctcttcattcccaCACAGCCTCCTCTCACGAGAACGTGAGTTGccagttatcattataatctgtcTTGTTCCCGCTCTGGCAAGTTGCCAACTAGGGTCATATCCTTTCGGTTTTTATGTGCTATATTTTCCCCCTCGCGTCCTTTGAGTTGCCGGTtggttatttttgcttttttttgtttttttttatattatggttcTATAAAAAAATGGCGTGTAGACCCATTCTGTAGAGTAAGGGATACGGAACAATAAAACGTAACAGAGGAGGATAGGCCTACCTCCCTCTTCTCACGGCGCGTGAGGACAGACTGCTCGGCCCTGGGAGGCTGtttcccctcctgcctcctctgcGGCGAACTGACCTTGAGGAGGAGCTTCAGAACGGGCCTTGATATATCcttgtgtggttttattttatcactcactcgctatttctttctctcactgtgtGCCTTTCTCGTTTTTCGTTCTCTGTGggggtaatatatgtatatatgtgtgtgtgtgtgtgtggtatatatatatacatatatatatatatatatatatatatatatacgtttatatatatatatatatatattatatatatatatatatatatatatatattatatgtgtgtgtgtgtgtgtgtgtgtgtgtgtgtgtgtgtgtgtgtgtgtgtgtgtgtgtgtgtgtgtgttgtgtatgtatgtatgtatgtatgtatatatatgaatatgcgtgcgtcttttgtgtgtgtgtgtgtgtgtgtgtgtgtgtgtgtgtgtagagagagagaaagaaagagagcgagggtgaGAATGAGGTACTATTATAGTGAAGAACCAGAAACAAGGTTTTTTCCCCTCGTGTGGTTGACAGAGAGACGGTCAGGCCTTCCTGTACCCTCATAtatcaccttcccctcctccccgtcctcttcccctcccccctccccttcttccccccccttcctccctcctctcaaccTCGCTGCCTACTTTCTGCCACCATTGCCTTAGTCCGGGCACAGAGTTTCaaagtttcctctctctctctctctctctctctctctctctctctctctctctctctctcctctctctctctctctctctctcctctctctctcctctctcctctctctctctctctctctctctcctctctctctctcttcctNNNNNNNNNNNNNNNNNNNNNNNNNNNNNNNNNNNNNNNNNNNNNNNNNNNNNNNNNNNNNNNNNNNNNNNNNNNNNNNNNNNNNNNNNNNNNNNNNNNNACTTCAAAAAGACATCttcaaagaaggaaataaaaaaaataataatatctatttcgATTACAGACAACAGTTTCATGATTTGGGAAAAAACatctaaaagaaattaaaatatgctTTCATAAGAGACAACTGTTAATATGATTTTTAACCATATTTTGTTATACTTTTAAACAACACAACTTTAGAATGCTCAATCACATAACACacttcaaatggaaaaaaaaaaaaaaaataccatatgaAGAAAGTGGAAATATCCACCTCTGTAGTGTTTAGAGTCTGCCCACAGAAGGTCTCTTCCATTACTGTTCAGAGGATCACGCATACTGaatgtgcttcttcttcctcaccaCTGTCCtgtaagaaagaataaagagaatgaactTAATATTACCATTCTAGACTTTTTTAGGTAAAACTGTTCTATTTGTCTGATTTCTTGAAATGTATGTCTTattaacataaaacaaaagatgaaaaaatctgTGACACATACTCCATTACATTTTGATGCAATTTGTATACAAAGATTGAAAAAgtcaagtaataaaaacaaaatactcgtcacaatataaaatttcaatAGAAATTTATTGAATATAAGATAACCCCTTTGACAACTTCAGTCACTAAGTAGTCTAGGTCATTATTACCCGAgcgttttttctctattttctcgcaAACTTGGTCATAGCACAGATCTGATTATGTGAACTGGAAAACCCACATAATTCAAATTTTAATTCTACTTCAGCAGAAAATCTTGAGCAACAACTATGTACTTTTATGCACAATTACctggacatatttttttttatactatgaaAACACTTCTGTTCATAATACAGAAAAGTTGTGCCTGATCCTAAAATTTTGAGGAGATGaaccttaaaaagaaaatgtataaccTACTAAATGAGGTTTAATATCTTGCAGTCATATAATATGGTTTTAATACAAGTCATATTTCATGGAGTCTTATCATTCTAGTTTGGACTATATTTCTTTCTTGTAAGCACATTATTTGAGAGGAACTAATTCCTACCGATACTACTATATGCATCTAGCATAAGTAGAAGCTATCTTCAAAACTTTTGTCCTATagcataattatatacatctgtAGTAAATGACAGTCAGTAAAGCTGgtaaattattacattaaatgtgaacattttcttctaaaattatttcatatttattatgctAAATACACTAAACAAAGAATCCCCAATGAATAtgacttgcattttcttttaCAACCTCCATTCAGCAAGACATACCAATGATTGGGTGTAACTCTGAGCTCTGAGGATGAACCATCTGTTGTGACTGTGAAGACTCATTCTGGTGCTGTGTACCCTGTGACTGGTTGGGCTGCTGGTGCACCAGGCTCGCTGCCGCCTGGGAAGTCTGGTGCTGATGAACTATACCGAGGTGCTGTGACGTCTGGGGCTGATGCACCACACTGATCTGTTGGGAGGTCTGGCTTGTGGGTTGCTGGTGGACCAAGGTGAGTGGTTGAGCTTGGGGTAGGCCTGCCTGTTGCTGGATGAGGGTGACATGCTGAGCCTGCTGCTCCTGTGAGGTCCTTCTTGCCTGCTGTTGGTGAGGGACCACGTGGGAAGTATGCACAGGTGCTTGCTGGGAGGTCTGTGGGTGAATTACAGAGAGCTGTTGTGTCTGCTGGGTGGCTGCTTGTTGTCCTGTGGGCTGGTGGACAACAGCTATCTGCTGACCTGCTCCCTGGTGTACTGGCTGCTGATGCACAACAGTGATTTGTTCCTGGGAAGTGCCCTGCTGACCTGACTGTGGATGAATTACTGACAGCTGCTGGGACTGCTGTGTCACACCCTGTTGAGGATTTTGCTGTGGGATGAGAGACAGCTGTTGTGCTGGTTGTTGGGAGGACCCATGCTGTGGCTGAACCACAGTGTAGGTCCAAACATAGACAGGGCCTGAGGTGCCCTGCGATGCCTGACCTTTTTGATCGTTTTGTTCCCTTTCGGGTACCCTCATTGGGGGagacgggggaaagggaagaaccTGTGTGGCTGGCAAAAGCAGTCCCAGGAGTGGCGGGCCCCTCCCCCTACGCGGGGGCAAGTCCAAAAGGTCTTTTCTTCACTGCGGAATTAAAAGGTTTTTCTCTGACCCCCTTTTGGGTTGGCCACTGTTTTTAACtgtgggggggggccctttccccctttggctCTTGTTTCTGTTAGGCTGCTGTAAGGGGATTTTGGATTCAAAAGGCCCCCCTATCTTGGATCTTTAACAAAtacctaaaatttaaatttaaacaagaaaaaaatagtcaagataatattaatagtaacactaCAAATACTAATACTTACATAGAAAaactaacaatagcaatgataataaaatactatataaaacaaCATTCATCATCAAAGTAATGACACTAAAGCAACCAAAAACTAAATAACAAGCCTTCATAAAATGATGGCAGTAAAagcaaatataagaataaatcaataaaaaataatgccatCTTGCAGAAAGACCCGTACCTGAGAGTTGTTTTTGGGGTAAACCCAACGGGGTAGGAAGGGGCGGGGAAACCGAAcgctgtttttcccccttttttcttttatggtgaCTGAGTCTCCCAAAAACTTTCTCGTTTTAAACTgtaccccttttttgaaaaaatttttaaatggtacTTGGCTGTTTTCCATAGCTTGAGAAAATTTACCCATGAGAGAGCTAGAAAAAAGAAGCTAATATCTGAGAAGAGAAATCTTGACAACCTGCTTTTCACTActacacatacaacaatataaaGCAAAAACTGATGTTTGTTTGAatctttgtacatatattttttccagcTTGCCTGTTTCCTtgaacaaaatataaatgaataacaattgcattAGTAACAACCAATTTTCAAAATGCAAAAGTCCCTTTTCTGGATAAAATcacatatgaatgaaaattagaatgtcccttaaataaattttattcaaattttcccaaaaaatctgaATAACTGTACAACTAATTAGCAAATGAATCTTGCACTGTGGAATTATTATTTTCGACTGCATTCAATGATCATTACAATACTTTTATTCCAACTAACACATGGCACTAAAAACCTTGAATTCCAGAAACAGGTATGAATGAGTATTGCTGCAACATGTCTCGGATTATGCTTACTTCCGAACATTATGTCCTTGTTCTCCACAACGGCTGCATTTAGTCCTCCCTTTGGGTCACCCCGGCCCAAACAGGGAGATTAAGCGTGGGCTTGTGGCCAGCCAGCTCCGTTTAAGCTCCAAACAGATGTTGCCGTAACGGTTAATTACAGCTGGAACTTTCTTGAACGATGACAAGGTAAGGCCACTAATGTTCCTGGAAATATCAAGAGGCAGGTTGTTTCATTCAGATGAAAGttacttttaattatcattaatatgaaatGAAGTGAAATAGTTTGCagattaacatttttttcctaaaaaccaaaataatacatTACACCTACCTATAATCCTTGCGAATCTCAGTGtactttggggcaaaaaaaaaccataaacccGCAGTGGGTGCCTTTCCAGGAAAAGGTGATGAAAGAAGACCTTTTAAAATCTTTGgttgtttccccttcctcttcatgcTGCGAAATTGTCGGGCGAAGCGTGTTCCCCTCGGCAACCAGAGCCTTCATTAGTGGGCGGAACTGGACGTTGTTGGGGCTGGATTTGTATATGTAGTGGATCTTGTTGTCAACAATTGCCTGCATTGTTTGGATGCCAAAGAAATATGTCATCATCTTGCTCTGACTACATCTGCCTGTTGCTGCAGAATCATTCTTGTCCCCAAAATTGGTgaggtctctcttctcttcacaatAATCGGGCAATTTCTACCTAATGCAGGAACCCATCACCGTTCATAAATATCTTTTTCCCGGGGGAGGGGTGCTagcccctttcaatttttttttgggcaacagCAAAAAAGGGTAGGGGCCAGCGAGCCCCTACGCCTGCATATTTTCCCGGGTCCAGCTTGCTGCTgctctttttccccgggcccaaacTGATGGAAAAGAAATGAGGGGTGGGGCGCTTTTCGTGCgggtaaaattttcccccagtCTCCCCCTCAGTCACAAAGAATTTCCGGGTACTTTTGGGAAGtaagtttttccccaaacttgtcatgtaaaaagggggttttcccagtAACTGTTTTC from the Penaeus monodon isolate SGIC_2016 chromosome 35, NSTDA_Pmon_1, whole genome shotgun sequence genome contains:
- the LOC119595245 gene encoding putative uncharacterized protein DDB_G0279653, encoding MRVPEREQNDQKGQASQGTSGPVYVWTYTVVQPQHGSSQQPAQQLSLIPQQNPQQGVTQQSQQLSVIHPQSGQQGTSQEQITVVHQQPVHQGAGQQIAVVHQPTGQQAATQQTQQLSVIHPQTSQQAPVHTSHVVPHQQQARRTSQEQQAQHVTLIQQQAGLPQAQPLTLVHQQPTSQTSQQISVVHQPQTSQHLGIVHQHQTSQAAASLVHQQPNQSQGTQHQNESSQSQQMVHPQSSELHPIIGQW